The following coding sequences are from one Mycobacterium bourgelatii window:
- a CDS encoding prenyltransferase produces the protein MPDVSAPSRLKSWAYALRTTNPPPDGPVDFVTRWLVVTRAAVLPMTLVSGLVAALLAVGQPGLDWRWLVLAVLGITLAHVSNNLMNDLYDTQVGTDSATYPRALYAPHPVLSGLISRRKLGLTILAVNLADLAILITLTWARGWPVVAFALSGFVLSVAYTAPPLRLKKRGLGEPDVFVVWGPLMVCGTYYSAVGSVGWDVVLASLPYGLLCTTVLMGKHIDKIPYDEPLGVRTLPVLLGEKRARVVTLAMMVGFYVLVAVAVALGAMPWPALLVVLALPRLAKVWPYFRRQRPDQPPPKFPVWPLWYAALAWVHVRQAGALLVVGLAIGAVLRVLGMG, from the coding sequence ATGCCCGACGTTAGCGCGCCCTCGAGGCTGAAGTCGTGGGCCTACGCACTGCGCACCACCAACCCGCCGCCGGACGGGCCGGTCGATTTCGTCACGCGGTGGCTCGTCGTCACCCGCGCGGCAGTGTTACCGATGACCCTGGTTTCCGGCCTGGTCGCCGCGCTGCTCGCCGTCGGCCAACCTGGCCTCGACTGGCGCTGGCTGGTCTTGGCCGTCCTCGGCATCACCCTGGCCCACGTGTCGAACAACCTGATGAACGACCTCTACGACACCCAGGTCGGTACCGACAGCGCCACCTACCCGCGCGCTTTGTACGCCCCGCACCCGGTGCTGTCCGGTCTGATCAGCCGGCGCAAGCTGGGCCTGACCATCCTTGCGGTGAACCTCGCCGACCTGGCGATCTTGATCACCTTGACCTGGGCTCGGGGCTGGCCCGTGGTGGCATTCGCGCTCAGCGGGTTCGTGCTCAGCGTCGCCTACACAGCGCCACCACTTCGGTTGAAGAAGCGCGGCCTCGGCGAGCCGGACGTGTTCGTCGTGTGGGGTCCGCTGATGGTGTGCGGCACGTACTACTCGGCCGTGGGTTCGGTCGGTTGGGACGTGGTGCTGGCGTCGCTTCCGTACGGCCTGCTGTGCACGACGGTGTTGATGGGCAAGCACATCGACAAGATCCCGTACGACGAGCCGCTCGGCGTTCGGACGCTGCCGGTTCTGCTCGGCGAAAAGCGCGCCCGGGTTGTGACTTTGGCCATGATGGTCGGGTTCTACGTGCTGGTCGCTGTCGCCGTGGCGCTAGGGGCAATGCCGTGGCCCGCGCTGCTGGTTGTGCTGGCGCTGCCGCGGTTAGCCAAAGTCTGGCCATACTTCCGCCGTCAGCGGCCTGACCAGCCGCCGCCGAAATTTCCGGTGTGGCCGTTGTGGTACGCGGCGTTGGCTTGGGTGCACGTGCGTCAGGCCGGCGCCCTGCTGGTGGTGGGCCTCGCGATAGGCGCCGTCCTGCGCGTTTTGGGAATGGGCTGA
- a CDS encoding helix-turn-helix domain-containing protein, whose translation MSPSEEKLEEKLGATVSAVSTVSSKKASDIGSFIRAQRETAQVSMRQLAARSGVSNPYLSQVERGLRKPSADVLAQIAKALRVSAEVLYVRAGILEPSETNQVRDAIVTDTAITERQKQVLLDIYASFTQQNEAARDDCPGESTPDE comes from the coding sequence ATGTCCCCGTCGGAGGAGAAGCTGGAGGAGAAGTTGGGCGCCACGGTGTCCGCTGTTTCCACCGTGTCCTCCAAGAAGGCGTCCGACATCGGTAGCTTCATCAGGGCACAGCGCGAAACGGCGCAGGTTTCCATGCGGCAGCTCGCCGCGCGCTCCGGGGTCAGTAACCCGTACTTGAGTCAGGTTGAGCGAGGGCTGCGTAAGCCGTCCGCCGATGTCCTGGCCCAAATCGCAAAGGCGCTGCGGGTTTCCGCGGAGGTTCTCTACGTGCGAGCTGGGATTCTCGAACCCAGCGAAACCAATCAGGTGCGCGACGCGATTGTCACCGACACGGCGATCACGGAGCGTCAGAAGCAGGTTTTGCTGGACATCTACGCATCGTTCACCCAGCAGAACGAGGCCGCTCGGGACGACTGTCCGGGCGAGTCGACACCGGACG
- a CDS encoding TetR/AcrR family transcriptional regulator codes for MKSDGRKRRWHQHKVERRNELVDGTIDAIRRQGRFLSMDEIAAEIGVSKTVLYRYFVDKNDLTTAVMMRFTQTTLIPNMAKALSSDLDGFDLTREIIRVYVDTVADEPEPYRFVMANSSASKSKVIADSERIIARMLAVMLRRRMQEAGMDTGGVEPWSYLIVGGVQLATHSWMSDPRMSRDELIDYLTMLSWNALWGIVEAGGSLEKFREQPHPSPVVPAWRRA; via the coding sequence ATGAAATCGGATGGGCGCAAGCGGCGCTGGCACCAGCACAAGGTGGAGCGCCGCAATGAGTTGGTGGACGGCACCATCGATGCGATCCGCCGACAGGGCCGATTCCTGAGCATGGACGAGATCGCGGCCGAAATCGGGGTCTCCAAGACCGTGCTCTACCGGTACTTCGTCGACAAGAACGACCTGACCACCGCGGTCATGATGCGGTTCACCCAGACCACGTTGATTCCCAACATGGCCAAGGCGCTGTCATCCGACCTGGACGGCTTCGACCTGACCCGCGAGATCATCCGCGTGTACGTCGACACTGTGGCCGACGAACCCGAGCCGTACCGGTTCGTGATGGCGAACAGTTCGGCCAGCAAGAGCAAGGTGATCGCCGACTCGGAGCGCATCATCGCCCGCATGCTCGCGGTGATGCTGCGACGCCGCATGCAAGAGGCCGGGATGGACACCGGCGGGGTCGAGCCGTGGTCGTACCTGATCGTCGGTGGGGTGCAGTTGGCCACCCACTCGTGGATGTCCGACCCGCGGATGAGCCGCGATGAGCTGATCGACTACCTGACCATGCTCAGCTGGAACGCCTTATGGGGGATCGTCGAGGCGGGCGGGTCGTTGGAGAAGTTCCGCGAGCAACCGCATCCATCGCCGGTCGTGCCCGCGTGGAGGCGAGCCTAA
- a CDS encoding DUF445 domain-containing protein produces MRVIADDGVVAHRALPARGASGSSGRRPDGRKPDGPGPVVPNKPHKSFAESFAGADPAADDERRNALRRMKVVALGFLVGASVVFLLCRWLQMDGTAPTWVGYVGAAAEAGMVGALADWFAVTALFKHPLGIPIPHTAIIKRKKDQLGEGLGTFVRENFLSAEVVEGKLRDAEVPGRLGKWLSEPVHAERVASETATVLRVLVELLRDEDVQQVIDKMIVRRIAEPQWGPPIGRVLHTLLAENRQEALIQLLADRAFQWSLNAGVVIQRVVERDSPTWSPKFIDHLVGDRIHRELMDFTDKVRRNPDHELRRSATRFLFEFADDLQNDPSTIARADAVKEQLMARDEIANAAATAWKTLKRLVLEGVDDPSSALRTRITDAVIQIGESLRDDADLRDKVENWMVRGVQHLVSQYGVEITAIITETIERWDAEEASRRIELHVGRDLQFIRINGTVVGSLAGLAIYTIAQLLF; encoded by the coding sequence GTGCGAGTAATAGCGGATGATGGTGTCGTGGCACACAGAGCCTTGCCGGCAAGGGGAGCGTCCGGTTCTTCGGGGCGTAGGCCGGACGGGCGCAAGCCGGACGGTCCCGGGCCGGTCGTGCCGAACAAGCCCCACAAGTCCTTCGCCGAGTCCTTCGCGGGCGCGGATCCGGCGGCCGACGACGAGCGGCGGAACGCTCTGCGCCGGATGAAGGTGGTGGCGCTGGGCTTCCTCGTCGGCGCCAGCGTGGTGTTCCTGCTCTGCCGCTGGCTGCAGATGGACGGCACCGCACCAACATGGGTCGGTTACGTCGGCGCGGCCGCCGAAGCGGGCATGGTGGGTGCGCTGGCGGACTGGTTCGCCGTGACCGCGCTGTTCAAGCATCCGCTGGGCATACCGATTCCGCACACCGCCATCATCAAGCGCAAGAAGGACCAGCTCGGCGAGGGCCTGGGCACGTTCGTGCGGGAGAACTTCCTGTCCGCCGAGGTCGTTGAGGGCAAGCTGCGGGACGCCGAGGTGCCCGGCCGGCTGGGCAAGTGGTTGTCCGAACCCGTGCATGCCGAGCGCGTAGCCAGCGAGACCGCGACCGTGCTGCGGGTGCTGGTAGAGCTGCTCCGGGACGAGGACGTCCAGCAGGTGATCGACAAGATGATCGTTCGCCGCATCGCGGAACCCCAGTGGGGTCCGCCGATTGGACGGGTGCTGCACACCTTGTTGGCCGAAAACCGGCAGGAGGCCCTCATCCAGTTGCTGGCCGACCGGGCGTTCCAGTGGTCTCTGAACGCCGGCGTGGTGATCCAGCGAGTGGTGGAGCGTGATTCCCCGACGTGGTCTCCCAAATTCATCGACCATCTTGTGGGCGATCGCATACACCGCGAATTGATGGACTTCACCGACAAGGTGCGTCGCAATCCCGACCACGAGCTGCGCCGCTCGGCGACGCGTTTCTTGTTCGAATTCGCCGATGACCTGCAGAACGATCCGTCCACCATTGCGCGTGCGGACGCCGTGAAAGAGCAGTTGATGGCGCGCGACGAAATCGCCAATGCGGCCGCGACGGCCTGGAAGACACTCAAACGGTTGGTGCTCGAGGGTGTTGATGATCCGTCAAGTGCGCTGCGCACCCGAATTACCGACGCTGTGATTCAAATCGGCGAGTCGCTGCGGGACGATGCCGACCTGCGCGACAAGGTCGAAAACTGGATGGTGCGGGGCGTCCAACACCTGGTTTCGCAATATGGGGTGGAGATCACAGCGATCATCACCGAGACGATCGAGCGCTGGGACGCGGAGGAAGCCAGTCGCCGAATCGAGCTCCATGTGGGTCGTGACCTGCAGTTTATCCGGATCAACGGCACCGTGGTGGGGTCCCTGGCCGGGCTGGCGATCTACACCATCGCCCAGTTGCTGTTCTAG
- a CDS encoding cyclopropane mycolic acid synthase family methyltransferase — MSVQLTPHFGNVQAHYDLSDDFFRLFLDTSQTYSCAYFERDGMTLQEAQLAKVDLSLGKLNLEPGMTLLDIGCGWGATLRRAIEKYDVNVIGLTLSENQAAHVQREFDRMDTPRSRRVLLEGWEKFHEPVDRIVSIGAFEHFGRQRYARFFKMASDVLPPDGTMMLHTITRPTFKEARAKGLPLTHEVVHFSQFILAEIFPGGWLPTIQLVEEHGSESGFKLERIQSLQSHYARTLETWATTLESKKDEAVSIQSEKVYNRYMKYLTGCAKLFRQGYTDVHQFTLQK, encoded by the coding sequence ATGTCAGTGCAGCTCACCCCACATTTCGGGAACGTCCAGGCGCATTACGACCTGTCCGACGACTTCTTCCGCCTGTTCCTGGACACCAGCCAGACCTACAGCTGCGCATACTTCGAACGCGACGGCATGACCCTGCAAGAGGCTCAGCTCGCCAAGGTCGACCTGTCCTTGGGCAAGCTGAATCTCGAGCCCGGAATGACCCTGCTGGACATCGGCTGCGGCTGGGGCGCCACGTTGCGCCGCGCAATAGAGAAGTACGACGTCAACGTCATCGGTCTGACCCTGTCTGAGAACCAGGCCGCTCACGTCCAACGGGAATTCGACAGGATGGACACCCCGCGGTCCCGGCGAGTGCTGCTGGAAGGCTGGGAAAAGTTCCACGAACCCGTCGACCGCATCGTGTCGATCGGCGCCTTCGAGCACTTCGGCCGGCAGCGCTACGCGCGCTTCTTCAAGATGGCCAGCGATGTGCTGCCGCCCGACGGCACCATGATGCTGCACACCATCACCCGCCCCACCTTCAAAGAGGCCAGGGCAAAGGGGCTGCCGCTGACCCACGAGGTCGTGCATTTCAGCCAGTTCATCCTGGCCGAGATTTTCCCCGGCGGCTGGCTGCCGACGATTCAGCTGGTCGAGGAGCACGGTAGCGAGTCGGGTTTCAAGCTGGAGCGAATCCAGTCACTGCAGTCGCACTATGCCCGGACGCTGGAGACGTGGGCAACAACCCTGGAATCCAAGAAGGACGAGGCGGTCTCGATCCAGTCGGAGAAGGTCTACAACCGCTACATGAAGTACCTGACCGGCTGCGCGAAGCTTTTCCGCCAGGGCTACACCGACGTCCACCAGTTCACGCTGCAGAAGTAA